The Bombus vancouverensis nearcticus unplaced genomic scaffold, iyBomVanc1_principal scaffold0028, whole genome shotgun sequence genome includes a window with the following:
- the LOC117162299 gene encoding uncharacterized protein LOC117162299, whose product MKTRSNKYLQKSSISRICAVGGFFISIPVFLTGMILYTFIQFHSTPAIVASVFIGLGIVFCGYAMVHNVFVWQREKTNAVKALAREQCEAAVQLQRQQQLQQHQNQPQLQQQQQLRGPLTIHHAGCPTKVGPVTNQLNTSHAMHGRAAQYQHYHQHHHHRHVSMSPPPLLLSSPAPIAATHNHQNVSGHRNVVTPPDTSADRSPPSPGNKLNRSQHLPREATGSVSPGLPAATLDLSSAATTNSPHELSTLV is encoded by the exons ATGAAGACAAG GAGTAACAAGTACCTGCAAAAATCATCCATCAGCCGGATATGTGCTGTCGGAGGGTTTTTCATTAGCATTCCCGTCTTTCTAACTG GtatgatattgtatacattcaTCCAGTTTCATTCGACGCCGGCAATCGTTGCGTCGGTTTTCATAGGCCTTGGCATCGTGTTTTGTGGATACGCAATGGTCCATAACGTCTTTGTGTGGCAGAGG GAGAAGACGAATGCCGTGAAGGCGTTAGCGCGCGAACAGTGCGAAGCGGCGGTACAGCTGCAGCGTCAGCAGCAGCTGCAACAGCACCAGAACCAGCCCCAgctacaacagcaacaacaactacGTGGCCCGTTAACCATCCACCATGCTGGCTGCCCAACGAAAGTCGGGCCCGTGACGAACCAACTAAATACCAGCCACGCAATGCACGGCCGAGCTGCACAGTACCAACACTATCATCAGCATCATCATCATCGACACGTGTCAATGTCCCCACCGCCCTTGTTGCTCTCATCGCCAGCTCCGATCGCGGCGACGCACAATCATCAGAACGTGAGCGGACACAGAAACGTGGTTACGCCACCGGATACATCAGCAGATAGATCGCCACCGAGTCCTGGAAATAAGCTAAATAGATCGCAGCATTTGCCACGCGAAGCAACCGGCAGCGTCAGTCCTGGTCTTCCGGCTGCCACATTGGATCTAAGTAGCGCAGCAACCACCAATAGTCCGCATGAATTGTCCACGTTAGTTTAG